The following coding sequences lie in one Apium graveolens cultivar Ventura chromosome 3, ASM990537v1, whole genome shotgun sequence genomic window:
- the LOC141711231 gene encoding protein FAR1-RELATED SEQUENCE 11-like, translating into MNKNNIDLNKSCEEAIEDEEQEASEEEEQENENISFEPFIGQCFLSEEETYLFYHKYAKQYGFSIRKARFDKNKDGEIKRRDFVCHREGLQLSKMGDPVLKQRNTPSTRCDCKAHMRVTLKKSFEIFPEQWHVTEFIVTHNHELFSQEEVRFLRSYRFMTKYDEKRILLLKDGDLSVKQIMRVMELEKNVRHGHLSFTSKDLHNFFSKIRSEQAKNDVLDFFEYCKIAKEENQNFQYSVTLDDERKVEHIFGSPAHCFTWYQSFGDVVIFDTTYKINAYDMPLGIFVGINNHGRTILFGCALLRNETKNIFSWLMRIFVSLMNKPPKSILIDQDPWMTQAIAEKLHLTKHAFCIWHITSKFSSWFT; encoded by the exons AAACAAATCTTGTGAAGAAGCCATTGAAGATGAAGAACAAGAAGCTAGtgaagaagaagaacaagaaaatGAAAATATCAGCTTTGAGCCTTTCATTGGCCAATGTTTCCTGAGTGAAGAAGAAACATACTTGTTTTATCACAAATATGCTAAACAATATGGTTTTTCTATCCGTAAAGCAAGATTTGACAAAAATAAAGATGGAGAAATCAAGAGAAGAGATTTTGTGTGTCATCGTGAAGGTTTGCAACTTTCAAAGATGGGGGATCCAGTGCTGAAACAACGAAATACTCCATCTACTAGGTGTGATTGCAAAGCTCATATGAGGGTAACATTAAAGAAAAGTTTTGAAATTTTTCCAGAACAATGGCATGTCACTGAGTTTATTGTTACACATAATCATGAGTTATTTTCACAAGAAGAGGTACGTTTTCTTAGATCTTATCGTTTTATGACAAAATATGATGAAAAACGCATTCTTTTGTTGAAAGATGGAGATCTTAGTGTGAAACAAATCATGCGTGTGATGGAGCTTGAAAAGAATGTTAGACATGGTCACCTTTCATTCACCTCAAAAGATCTTCATAATTTTTTTAGTAAAATTCGTAGTGAGCAAGCAAAAAATGATGTATTAGATTTTTTTGAATATTGCAAGATAGCTAAAGAGGAGAACCAAAATTTCCAGTACTCTGTTACACTGGATGATGAAAGAAAAGTGGAACATATTTTTGGGTCACCAGCTCACTGTTTTACTTGGTATCAGTCATTTGGAGATGTTGTGATCTTTGATACAACTTACAAGATTAATGCTTATGACATGCCATTGGGTATATTTGTTGGAATAAACAATCATGGTAGGACTATATTATTTGGATGTGCTCTTCTCCGTAATGAGACTAAAAATATATTTTCTTGGTTGATGAGG ATATTTGTGTCCCTAATGAATAAGCCTCCTAAATCAATATTAATTGATCAAGATCCTTGGATGACACAAGCTATTGCAGAAAAATTACATTTAACTAAACATGCCTTTTGTATATGGCACATTACATCAAAATTTAGTAGTTGGTTCACATGA
- the LOC141711232 gene encoding protein FAR1-RELATED SEQUENCE 5-like, giving the protein MNDVVPCVGMIFDSLDEAESFYRGYGRSIRFKIIIRSSHRHSRNGGISSRLYICRKGGRLGPKPLEVEDRVKGKRPRDVIPRTCCRARMCVAHKVSSNKWEVTKVNLEHNHVMVTSDKLVFSAQDIRNIIRDIRRRVFDSGDAECGLVLLRDLQNQSDGSFFYRVDVDVDEENRVRGLVWVDPRSLNAYKNFGDVMVLKTWLEAVDNNPPIIIITDQDIALSNAIAEVMPNTNHTYCTWHISSKFPEKISTLYTQYSEFKTDFNACIYKSLSPTEFEGRWEDLKEKYDLENHNWLNDMYAIRRQWVFAFTKQYFAAGMTTTSRSESMNSFFDEYVKASTGLKEFIENSQKALESQYLREVQADFDTEYKERRLFSNSSMEIHASKIYTKEMFKRFQSFAEFCRLVTALANDLFFI; this is encoded by the exons ATGAATGATGTAGTTCCTTGTGTTGGTATGATATTTGATTCGTTGGATGAAGCGGAAAGTTTTTATCGAGGTTATGGTCGAAGTATAAGGTTCAAGATAATTATTCGAAGTAGTCATAGGCATTCAAGAAATGGTGGTATATCGTCACGTTTGTATATATGTCGAAAGGGTGGAAGATTGGGCCCAAAACCCTTGGAAGTTGAAGATAGGGTTAAAGGGAAACGACCTCGAGATGTCATTCCTCGAACTTGTTGTCGTGCTCGTATGTGTGTTGCTCACAAAGTAAGCTCAAACAAATGGGAAGTAACCAAGGTTAACCTAGAGCACAATCATGTTATGGTTACATCGGATAAG TTGGTTTTTTCCGCTCAAGACATACGAAATATAATACGTGACATTCGAAGACGGGTTTTTGATTCCGGTGATGCGGAGTGTGGATTGGTTTTGTTACGagacttgcaaaatcaaagtgatgGAAGTTTTTTCTACCGAGTGGATGTGGATGTGGATGAGGAGAATCGGGTTAGGGGTTTGGTGTGGGTTGATCCTCGTTCGCTTAACGCGTACAAGAATTTTGGAGATGTG ATGGTTTTGAAGACTTGGTTGGAAGCGGTCGATAACAATCCACCTATTATCATTATTACCGATCAAGACATCGCTTTAAGTAATGCCATTGCCGAGGTTATGCCTAACACCAACCATACATATTGTACGTGGCATATTAGTAGCAAGTTTCCCGAGAAAATATCTACTTTGTATACTCAATACTCGGAGTTCAAGACGGATTTTAATGCATGTATCTACAAGTCATTGTCACCAACGGAATTTGAAGGTAGGTGGGAGGATTTAAAagagaaatatgatcttgaaaatCATAATTGGCTAAATGATATGTATGCAATTAGACGACAATGGGTTTTTGCTTTCACGAAACAATATTTTGCCGCTGGTATGACTACCACCTCAAGGAGCGAGTCTATGAATTCATTTTTTGATGAGTATGTGAAAGCGTCGACCGGTTtgaaagaattcattgagaattCACAAAAAGCTTTGGAGTCACAATATTTACGGGAGGTTCAAGCCGATTTTGACACCGAGTACAAGGAAAGGAGACTATTCTCTAACTCGTCAATGGAGATACATGCCTCAAAGATATACACAAAAGAGATGTTTAAGCGATTTCAAAGTTTTGCAGAATTTTGCAGATTGGTCACTGCACTTGcaaatgatttattttttatataa